The genomic segment AGTTTTTGTCATGAAAGTTGAAGGATTACTGGGATTTTTAGGGGCGGCGCTTGGTATTGGATTTAGTTTGATGGTACTAGTTATTCCGGATATTTCACAGGCTTTAGAAGAGGAATCGTTTTTCTTCTATATGTTAACAATTGGTTCGCTCGTGCTTTCGGGTGTGGGGCTTGCTGGTTCATTTATTGTTTCACATAAACCACGTCTTGGTGGAGCGATGATGGTAGCAGCGGCAATTGGTTGTACAATGTCAATATCCATTATGTTCTTACTACCAATCGTATTATTAGCTGTTGGTGGACTAATTGCACTAATCAATTACGAGGAAGCAGCTTCAGTAGAAGAATAAAGTAGAACCGCTGTACAGGCTTAACTGGACAGCGGTTTTTTGTTAGTGGATTATGTATGAAATTTCTCGCAGGTT from the Listeria seeligeri serovar 1/2b str. SLCC3954 genome contains:
- a CDS encoding DUF4064 domain-containing protein: MKVEGLLGFLGAALGIGFSLMVLVIPDISQALEEESFFFYMLTIGSLVLSGVGLAGSFIVSHKPRLGGAMMVAAAIGCTMSISIMFLLPIVLLAVGGLIALINYEEAASVEE